From Coffea arabica cultivar ET-39 chromosome 2e, Coffea Arabica ET-39 HiFi, whole genome shotgun sequence, the proteins below share one genomic window:
- the LOC113732168 gene encoding uncharacterized protein, protein MGVVIIDGSTVRDFVTNEAEFNKSADEKFAALDLNNDGVLSRSELRKAFESFRLLETHFGVDVATPPEELTKLYESIFEKFDCDNSGTIDREEFRNEMMKIMLAIADGLGTCPIQMALEDDDDSFLKQAADLEASKVNSG, encoded by the coding sequence ATGGGGGTGGTGATAATCGACGGCTCAACAGTCCGAGACTTCGTCACCAACGAAGCCGAGTTCAACAAGAGCGCCGACGAGAAATTCGCGGCCTTAGACTTGAACAACGACGGCGTTTTATCCCGCTCAGAGTTGCGGAAAGCCTTCGAGTCATTTCGGCTCCTGGAAACCCACTTCGGAGTCGACGTGGCCACGCCGCCGGAGGAGCTGACTAAGCTGTACGAATCGATTTTTGAGAAGTTCGATTGCGATAACAGCGGGACGATCGATCGGGAAGAGTTTAGGAACGAAATGATGAAAATTATGTTGGCCATAGCTGATGGGCTCGGCACCTGCCCTATTCAGATGGCTCTTGAAGATGACGATGATAGCTTCCTCAAACAAGCTGCTGATCTCGAGGCGTCCAAGGTTAATTCTGGTTGA
- the LOC113732169 gene encoding uncharacterized protein, whose translation MSISPPTTTTTTNNNSTAATVAGATNSTTVHHQTYWCHECDMSVLLEPLCSSTPSTTSTTTFPPICPHCRHDFLEQMDSFTPSPHPNPTNLYPNPLSFFEPFSPMDPISPSEDTFLLESPYLHRLIHHLMTNANNIPNQTNPTPPQFNSPASKHAIESLSHVIVDSAFLDLDPSLVCPVCKDQFHVSSEAKVLPCNHTYHADCIVPWLEMNNSCPVCRYRLPSESDERKKNEAVRGRETFIGAARLDELLDDEQDLFGFTSILRNVVRRQQYNNGNDDEEYSSSWNRRVQWDNDVLLSPTQIGEAEGVGVGGGIGAHVERANSAETVSSWPRWPTEGGASGSGSGDGETGVGVAGGEAVIKGDAVRP comes from the coding sequence atgtcaatatccccacccaccaccaccaccaccaccaataACAACAGCACTGCCGCCACCGTCGCCGGAGCTACCAACTCCACCACCGTCCACCACCAGACTTACTGGTGCCATGAATGTGACATGAGTGTCCTCCTCGAACCTCTCTGCTCCTCCACCccttccaccacctccaccaccactTTTCCACCTATCTGCCCTCACTGCCGCCATGACTTTCTTGAACAAATGGACTCCTTCACCCCTTCTCCCCATCCCAACCCCACCAATCTCTACCCAAATCCCCTATCATTCTTTGAACCCTTTTCCCCAATGGATCCCATAAGCCCCTCCGAAGACACCTTCCTCCTGGAAAGCCCATATCTCCACCGCCTCATCCACCACCTCATGACCAACGCCAACAACATCCCCAACCAAACCAACCCCACCCCACCTCAATTCAACTCCCCAGCTTCCAAACATGCTATAGAATCCCTCAGCCATGTAATTGTAGACTCTGCATTTCTTGATTTAGATCCCTCTTTAGTCTGCCCAGTCTGTAAAGACCAGTTTCATGTATCTTCTGAGGCAAAAGTATTGCCTTGTAATCATACTTATCATGCTGATTGCATTGTCCCCTGGCTCGAGATGAATAATTCGTGCCCGGTTTGTAGGTACAGGCTCCCTAGCGAGTCtgatgagaggaaaaagaatgagGCAGTACGGGGGAGGGAGACTTTTATTGGGGCGGCGAGGTTGGATGAGTTGTTGGATGATGAGCAAGATTTATTCGGGTTTACTAGTATTTTGAGGAATGTTGTGAGGAGGCAACAGTATAACAATGGAAATGATGATGAGGAGTATAGTAGCAGTTGGAATAGGAGGGTTCAGTGGGATAATGACGTTTTGTTATCGCCAACGCAGATTGGGGAGGCTGAGGGTGTTGGTGTGGGTGGTGGAATTGGGGCTCATGTAGAGAGGGCTAATAGTGCGGAGACTGTGTCCAGTTGGCCGAGGTGGCCAACGGAGGGCGGTGCTAGCGGGAGTGGAAGTGGAGATGGGGAGACTGGTGTTGGTGTGGCTGGTGGAGAGGCAGTGATAAAGGGGGATGCTGTGAGGCCTTGA
- the LOC113728832 gene encoding uncharacterized protein, with amino-acid sequence MEIVENLGDVLFKVGLFVLVQALVYLILSQSSNVFSNTQRSFSFKPARSISIRRMAAALADIPAGGESSPTANYGRSLTRQKSTLQEY; translated from the coding sequence ATGGAAATCGTAGAAAACTTGGGAGATGTATTGTTTAAAGTGGGCTTGTTTGTTTTAGTTCAAGCTCTAGTGTATCTTATTTTATCCCAGTCTTCCAACGTCTTCTCCAACACACAAAGGTCCTTTAGTTTCAAGCCTGCGCGGTCGATCAGCATTCGGCGGATGGCGGCAGCTTTGGCGGATATCCCGGCCGGAGGAGAGTCGTCTCCTACTGCTAATTATGGAAGATCTCTCACCAGACAGAAGTCAACCTTGCAGGAATATTAG
- the LOC113732171 gene encoding replication protein A 70 kDa DNA-binding subunit B-like, whose translation MTYKDSSKLLPPPSANDMISVANALNTLKDVKTSWITGKISLIPGQQKFWFEACENCQKAINVDVGWVMRCSSCKEESKVVARTRIGITVDDGTGSINIVIFDLDAEKLIPFTALQFWEAHNEELNFLLNLHLQSESIRLCVSFATMR comes from the exons ATGACATACAAAGATTCATCTAAGCTGTTGCCACCTCCAAGTGCTAATGACATGATCAGTGTAGCCAATGCACTTAACACACTCAAAGAT GTGAAAACATCTTGGATAACAGGAAAAATCAGTTTGATCCCTGGGcaacaaaaattctggtttgaagcATGTGAGAACTGCCAAAAGGCTATCAATGTTGACGTAGGATGGGTTATGAGATGCTCATCTTGCAAAGAAGAGAGTAAAGTTGTAGCAAG GACCCGAATTGGGATTACTGTGGATGATGGTACAGGCTCCATAAACATTGTTATCTTTGACCTTGATGCTGAAAAGCTTATCCCATTTACAGCTCTTCAATTCTGGGAAGCTCATAATGAG GAGCTTAACTTTCTGCTGAACTTACATCTGCAATCGGAAAGCATTCGATTGTGTGTTTCATTCGCTACTATGAGGTAG
- the LOC113732170 gene encoding uncharacterized protein, whose amino-acid sequence MMPKISIVLLRLLSGTCAATLVRFLILGSIFFVGPTSARKPHIVNFQSHNLFPESFKWDPRAQHFIVGSLRHPTLLSVSDAGVAETIISDSFLPPNSSFVGLSLDRQRYRILVCVHRPSSPAYNALAAYDLSSGRRLFLTPLLSDPDVKSDSDESSDVANDVAVDFSGNAYVTNSGADIIWKVNVDGEASVFSRSNVFKSYPVDLTTSYHKCGLNGVVFNSKGYLLVVQSNSGKLYKVDIDDGSAGRVILNKDLMGGDGLAVRSDGVLLVVSQEKLYFVKSEDSWGEGVVFDETGLEVEKQASAVTVGEEDRVYVLYGHVNDGLMGSVERDEFSIVEVESEKESKEEKIWLYVLIGLGLAYFMFWRFQMKQLVQNMNKKTN is encoded by the coding sequence ATGATGCCCAAAATCTCCATTGTCCTCCTCCGACTTCTCTCAGGCACCTGTGCAGCCACTCTTGTCAGATTCCTCATCCTTGGCTCTATCTTTTTTGTGGGTCCTACTTCTGCTCGTAAACCTCACATCGTCAATTTCCAATCACATAATCTTTTCCCTGAGTCATTCAAGTGGGACCCGAGAGCCCAACACTTCATAGTCGGATCCCTCCGCCACCCAACCCTCCTCTCAGTATCTGATGCTGGCGTGGCTGAAACCATCATCTCAGATTCTTTCCTCCCTCCTAACTCCTCCTTTGTGGGCCTCTCTCTTGACCGCCAGCGCTACCGCATCCTCGTTTGTGTCCACCGCCCCTCCTCCCCTGCCTACAATGCCCTCGCTGCCTACGACCTCTCTTCTGGCCGCCGCCTCTTCCTAACCCCTCTCCTCAGCGATCCAGACGTGAAATCTGACTCAGATGAATCCTCCGACGTTGCAAATGACGTTGCCGTTGATTTCTCTGGGAATGCTTATGTCACCAACTCTGGGGCTGACATCATTTGGAAAGTCAATGTCGACGGGGAAGCTTCCGTGTTTTCGCGGTCTAATGTCTTCAAATCTTATCCAGTGGACCTTACCACATCCTATCACAAGTGTGGTTTAAATGGTGTGGTTTTCAACTCGAAGGGGTATTTATTAGTGGTTCAATCAAATAGTGGTAAATTGTATAAAGTTGACATTGACGACGGAAGTGCAGGGAGGGTGATTTTGAACAAGGACTTAATGGGAGGTGATGGACTTGCAGTTAGAAGTGACGGGGTTTTGTTGGTGGTTAGTCAAGAGAAGCTGTACTTTGTCAAGAGTGAAGATAGTTGGGGTGAAGGAGTAGTGTTTGATGAAACTGGCCTTGAGGTTGAGAAGCAGGCCAGTGCAGTTACAGTGGGAGAGGAGGATAGGGTATATGTGTTATATGGGCATGTTAATGATGGTTTGATGGGAAGTGTGGAGAGGGATGAGTTTAGTATAGTGGAGGTTGAGTCAGAAAAGGAAAgtaaagaagagaaaatttgGTTGTATGTGCTGATCGGTTTGGGATTGGCTTATTTCATGTTTTGGAGATTCCAAATGAAACAGCTTGTCCAAAACATGAACAAGAAAACCaattga
- the LOC113728475 gene encoding uncharacterized protein, with protein MEIVENLGDILFKVGLFVLVQALVYLVLSQSSNVFSKTQRSFSFKPARSISIQRMAAALADMPAGGESSPTVNDGRSLTRQRSTAQD; from the coding sequence ATGGAAATCGTAGAAAACTTGGGAGATATTCTGTTCAAGGTGGGCTTGTTTGTTTTAGTTCAGGCTCTAGTATATCTTGTTCTATCTCAGTCTTCCAACGTGTTCTCAAAAACACAAAGGTCCTTCAGTTTCAAGCCAGCTCGGTCCATCAGCATCCAGCGCATGGCCGCGGCTTTGGCGGATATGCCGGCCGGAGGCGAGTCGTCACCCACTGTAAATGATGGAAGATCTCTCACCAGACAGAGGTCAACCGCGCAGGATTGA
- the LOC113729573 gene encoding VQ motif-containing protein 25-like, protein MERIKPQTNDALFSGFSANSKQLALHKDSHIISKLKPKIRIIHIVAPEVIKTDVENFRDLVQRLTGKSAEAKERIKKARRGLPPKGMISSSSNCPKLWTDVQLQPQANQGIQFLQGTPKIEKEIEYLYKGEGISHGIFRGFGDIDMNLVQDLSQFPLLSQVFSITNQQHV, encoded by the coding sequence ATGGAGAGGATCAAACCACAAACAAATGATGCATTATTCTCAGGCTTCTCAGCAAACTCTAAGCAGCTGGCCTTGCACAAGGATTCTCACATAATATCCAAGCTGAAGCCAAAAATACGAATAATTCACATAGTTGCACCTGAGGTTATAAAGACAGATGTTGAAAATTTTCGCGATCTCGTGCAAAGACTTACTGGAAAATCAGCTGAAGCGAAAGAAAGAATCAAGAAGGCACGTAGAGGACTTCCACCAAAAGGGATGATCAGCAGCAGTAGTAACTGCCCCAAGTTGTGGACTGACGTTCAGCTTCAGCCTCAGGCCAACCAAGGAATTCAATTCTTGCAAGGTACACCAAAGATAGAGAAGGAGATAGAGTATTTGTATAAAGGAGAGGGCATTTCACATGGGATTTTTCGTGGTTTTGGAGATATAGATATGAATTTGGTTCAAGATCTAAGTCAATTCCCTCTTCTGAGTCAAGTCTTCTCAATCACAAATCAACAACATGTTTAG